In Leishmania braziliensis MHOM/BR/75/M2904 contig, possible fusion of chromosomes 20 and 34, the following proteins share a genomic window:
- a CDS encoding putative nuclease, with product MWWRSATETVPCASNGKLERVKDPFQGIFLPMQGFTEVEMTRRSPIPPPDFPLDSLPIYEPHDSNGPPRTKIGFHLPMRTLPASLAVDFFFPGANPNDNPQAVNVSSNSSSGGAASTGTSADYDDDNSTCSEHQEDTSRLTRAGHDKGGLPAANAGSAPGDTSTAFCRLCRENFDSDGALRAHITVADRARHVSHPVREVALETLTLLAVRGYPIDNVMTVWADILYNCPLFPRIRGMTDPRWSIEKRAAQIGTILRALKQVGVLDVALATAELTESAGALSSHYRRRRVAFDRLEYIGDNCWGTNISSRIMLLYPDQQWLYSERCSTFTLVRDACEMNVNLDFVFDTLELWHLLSATAHSRLGNGKVKADLVEGIFGELHLYLYGMVPKLQDDVEYVETNGAREVQLVALVEHCLTELYDLIVLKHARDLVTSAIPLAKELAAKRIWARTRPFVLPQKRPSTSRARSKTAVNNGVPHGPAFPSAVPAVVRAAAAGHTVSFQQSRTGAATANASVSTLEDLFDLSPSPVQQLLHDKSAGGIARAGNGANGSRAGRRTEVAAVGSSGTSSKQQTKEEAEETAAVASGRLGVTSTSPSFSTAASLTLSAQIGLGNTRVLPALPRLFTTPHVYPEHVPNPLRLLPLSDIPSMTYCHHTHSDVFSTVKKSYERLGLLHEESSRMRYVVSHTPPEWALLVSTLVPQLVRLSPPFAAPTDDTKTALTASGMDDAHAAVARRLLASMDEGSLYCRDGFYDLAASPYAPAAASRLYATRLPVSTAWTLQNSGLPGLSATPNETREDVSGASSDERGGRVCTFALSRYVPPDICAPPAGVVTDRNLCRGVFAFLAVGVDDAVAKAEHLARTATASVRAATAAGSTTVERSSGEDPAQHSRENNSPQESPTKYAERMKAAFEYWRRRPQKSLQRASACSDYVERHH from the coding sequence atgtggtggcgcagcgccaccgaaACCGTCCCCTGCGCAAGCAATGGCAAACTTGAAAGAGTGAAGGATCCGTTTCAGGGCATCTTCTTGCCAATGCAAGGCTTCACCGAGGTGGAGATGACACGGCGAAGCCCCATTCCACCACCGGACTTCCCGTTGGACAGTCTACCCATCTACGAACCTCATGACAGTAATGGGCCACCGCGCACCAAAATTGGTTTTCACCTCCCCATGCGCACGCTGCCAGCGTCTCTAGCCGTTGACTTCTTCTTTCCGGGGGCAAACCCTAACGACAACCCCCAAGCAGTCAATGTctccagcaacagcagcagcgggggggCTGCAAGCACTGGCACCAGCGCGGACTACGATGACGACAACAGTACCTGCAGTGAGCATCAGGAAGACACCTCGAGGCTCACCCGCGCGGGGCACGATAAGGGAGGACTCCCCGCCGCTAACGCTGGCAGTGCGCCTGGCGACACATCCACGGCATTCTGCCGTCTATGTCGCGAAAACTTTGACAGTGATGGAGCATTGCGGGCACACATTACAGTCGCAGACCGGGCACGGCACGTTTCTCACCCGGTGCGCGAGGTCGCACTTGAAACGCTGACGCTACTGGCCGTTCGCGGATACCCCATCGACAATGTGATGACGGTGTGGGCCGACATCCTGTACAACTGCCCGCTGTTTCCGCGTATTCGCGGGATGACAGACCCGCGGTGGTCGATCGAAAAGCGAGCAGCACAAATCGGCACTATCCTGCGGGCCTTAAAGCAGGTCGGAGTGCTTGACGTGGCTCTTGCAACAGCAGAGCTGACGGAGTCGGCGGGTGCGCTCAGCTCGCACTACCGGCGGCGTCGCGTCGCCTTTGATCGGCTGGAGTACATTGGGGACAACTGCTGGGGTACGAACATTTCGAGTCGGATCATGTTGCTGTACCCTGATCAGCAGTGGCTGTATAGCGAAAGATGCAGCACCTTCACGCTGGTGCGTGATGCGTGCGAGATGAACGTCAACCTTGACTTTGTCTTCGACACGCTGGAGCTGTGGCACCTCTTATCAGCCACGGCGCACTCGCGACTAGGGAATGGAAAGGTGAAGGCTGACCTTGTGGAAGGCATCTTTGGGGAGCTGCACCTGTACCTCTACGGTATGGTGCCCAAGCTGCAGGATGATGTGGAGTACGTGGAGACGAACGGCGCTAGGGAGGTGCAGCTGGTCGCACTCGTGGAGCACTGCCTGACCGAGCTATACGACCTCATCGTGCTGAAGCACGCGCGCGACCTCGTCACATCGGCCATACCGCTTGCGAAGGAGTTGGCAGCGAAACGAATATGGGCGCGAACGCGTCCGTTTGTGCTGCCGCAGAAGCGCCCCAGCACTAGCCGGGCTCGAAGCAAGACTGCAGTGAACAACGGAGTGCCGCATGGGCCAGCCTTTCCATCTGCTGTTCCGGCGgtcgtgcgtgctgctgccgccgggcACACGGTGTCCTTTCAGCAATCGCGCACCGGAGCAGCGACCGCCAACGCGTCAGTATCTACTCTGGAGGATCTTTTCGACTTGTCACCGTCGcccgtgcagcagctgctgcacgatAAATCCGCAGGCGGAATAGCTAGGGCTGGGAATGGTGCCAACGGGTCGCGCGCGGGCAGGCGCACGGAGGTAGCCGcggtgggcagcagcggtacgAGTAGCAAGCAGCAGACGAAAGAGGAAGCTGAAGAAacagctgcagtggcgagCGGGCGACTGGGCGTGACGTCaacctccccttccttctccaccgCAGCATCCCTCACGCTGTCGGCTCAAATTGGTTTAGGTAACACCCGCGTCCTGCCGGCACTGCCGCGTCTCTTTACCACCCCGCACGTGTACCCCGAACACGTGCCCAacccgctgcgcctcctgccgCTCTCGGACATCCCAAGCATGACGTACTGTCACCATACACACTCTGACGTATTTTCAACTGTGAAGAAGAGTTACGAACGCCTTGGTCTACTTCATGAAGAGTCGAGCCGGATGCGGTATGTGGTGAGCCATACCCCACCAGAGTGGGCACTGCTGGTGAGCACACTTGTGCCGCAGCTCGTGAGATTGTCGCCGCCGTTCGCCGCACCTACCGATGATACCAAAACTGCATTGACCGCCTCTGGCATGGACGATGCGCACGCGGCCGTAGCGCGTCGGCTTTTGGCTTCTATGGACGAGGGAAGCCTGTACTGCCGTGATGGCTTCTACGATctcgcagcgtcgccgtacgcgcctgctgccgcctcgagACTCTACGCAACGCGGCTGCCGGTGAGCACTGCGTGGACGCTGCAGAATTCGGGCCTGCCTGGTCTCTCCGCCACACCGAACGAGACGAGAGAGGACGTCAGCGGTGCTTCCTCGGACGAAAGGGGGGGTCGCGTGTGTACCTTCGCCCTGTCCCGCTACGTGCCACCCGATATTTGCGCGCCACCGGCTGGTGTGGTGACGGACCGTAACCTCTGCCGCGGCGTTTTTGCCTTCTTGGCTGTCGGTGTGGATGACGCCGTCGCAAAGGCTGAGCATCTGGCGCGTACGGCCACGGCGTCGGTCCGTGCCGCTACCGCGGCG